GGAGTGACACGTGGCTGCCTAAGAGCGCGACACCTGGCCAAAAACTAATTGCAAAAAATGCTTTAGATATATCCCAAtttggggtctacaaatatgaaattaaatttaacagAATTTCTCTATTTCTATTATGACTTTTTGAAAAGAGCTTTCCACATTAAAAAAACTTACAACTTTTGGCTTGAAAAAACTTtggattaaagcaatttttttattttttttatatttttatttttatatacacataaataaatttaatactattaatgaatttaatattgTCACTTCGCCAAActtgagaattttgaaattgtGAATTAAGccactttttttttagaaaacctATGCTTCTTGGTGATGCTTGAACCCAGAGCTCTAGGCTTCTTCTTGTTCATAGATTTATTCGTTCTTCACATCCTTCTGATACTTCTTCATCCCACTTATCCTTTTATCAATTATCTTCTATTTAAAGGAATAATTTTCTGTCAAAACTCCGTGAGAGGGGAGAACTTAGCGCGATCAATCTATTGATATGGGCACATTAATCTTTGTAAGTATGTGGAAGAAAAAAAACGGCAACTTTTTTCCAGTGTAGACTGTGAAGCACATCAGCCCATCGTTTTCTTCTCTCCAAATGATCAAGGTATGCTTCCGTTTCTCTGAGCTCCACTGCGACAAGAAGGCAAAATTCAGGATTTGCAGTTTAAGATTCTTAAATCATGAAACCTAGAATTTGGGTTTAGTGATTTCGCGCTCTAaccttttcattttgttttctcgGGGGAAAATAAAACTGAATTTTGAATGAAACACCGAAGATTTCATATTCTTAAAGTGTTGGCTTAAACTATGAATCTACCCTATAAATTGTGACTCTGAATCAATTAGggttttcagattttttttgcCCCTTTTAGGGATTTCAgttcaaacttaaaaaaaaatgtgtaacAAGTCAGACTCCGAGAAGGCTTCATAACTGGATTGAAAGaagttgttcattttttttttcaattatattttgaggatcttttttttttttttttctcccctttTGAGTGGTGTTATCTGGAAATTAGCAACATGACAAAGCAATTTGCTGGCGAATCTGTTCATTTTCTTCGATGCAGTATGGCAAATAAGATCCATGGAAGAAACTTttgtgattattattattgttttttaattgaagGGGATTAAGATCAATTTGTTAAGCATGTCTTACCCAAACTGACAAAACCCTCTTGTGGAGAAGAAAGCTGGCCGAGGGAAGGGAGTAAAAAACACTAAGCATGTAGAGACGTATGTAGTTTCATTACTGTTTCATATTCATAAACCAACAATAGTTTAATTATTCTGTACCAAAATCTAAGCACAATCCTCCAAGAATATGCCTGGACTGCATAGAATGTTTTCGATATAACCGGAGTTTTTTTATGCCTTCAACATCCTTGTTTGTATAAATATGCAATCTATGAACACCTAAGAAAACCAGAATACCTCAAGGTGTTGATGGTCAGAATTCTCATGATGGTTGGCTGGAAACTTGTGTTGATTCTACCAGCCTTTGTTGTCATTGGCAGTGCAATAATTGGGATTGCTTCTGCATTGCCCGCTGATGGCTTCTCTTATCCACCTGAGCCACTGGAGGGAAAGATCCCTTCTCCTCTGCTTTCCCCCATTTCATGGACTTTCCCATCAACGCCAGAGCCGAGTCAATCTCCTGCGCCTCCCATGAGTCCGATCATGCCAGAGCCGGTTCCATCTCCTATGGCTTCCTTCAGTCCCCCTATACCGTCAATGTCAGAGCTGGTAACATCTCCTACAGCTTCCCCCATGCCATGGTCTACACCATCAACGCCAGGCCCAGTTTCATCTCCCCCAACCCCAGGTCATATACCATCAACTCCAGGAGTATCTCCATTTGAGCCTCCATTTTCAGCATATGTACCATTGCCATCTCCCCCGACCCAAGGTCATATACCATTAACCCCAGGAATATCGCCATTTGAGCCTCCAGTTTCAGCATATGTACCATTGCCATCTCCTCCAACCCCAGGTCATATACCATCCACCCCAGGAATATCCCCATTTGAGCCTCCAGTTTCAGCATATGTACCATTGCCATCTCCCCCAACCCCAGGTCATATACCATCAACCCCAGGAATATCCCCATTTGAGCCTCCAGTTTCAGCATATGTACCATTGCCATCTCCCCCAACCTCAGGTCATATACCATCAACCCCAGGAATATCCCCATTTGAGCCTCCAGGTTCAGCATATGTGCCATTGCCATCCCCAGGACTATCCCCATCTGAGCCTCCAGTTCCAGCATATGTACCAATGTCAGCTCTGTTTCCTATACCACCAGTGCCAGTACCTATCGCATCTCCACCTCTAGTTCCTTCCTCACCGTCTCCTTATGCACCAATGCCAGCTCCAGTTCCTACACCATCCGTGCCAACACCTTCCACATCTCCACCTCCATTTCCTCCCTCACCATCTCCTTATGCACCCATGCCAGTTCCCACACCTTCCTCTAGTGGAATCAAAGGTGCTTATTGGCCTTCATGGTTGGCCGAAAGTTTACCTCCTGTGGGAATTCCCACCTCATACTTCACTCACCTCTTTTATGCATTTGTCCAGCTTGATGCCTCTGCTTACCAACTATCCATCACTCAACCTGATGAACAATGGATGGGTAATTTCACCGCCACCCTTCATGCCAAAAATCCACTAGCGAAGGCCTTCCTCTCTATAGGAGGAGGAGCATCAAGCCCTTACACCTTCTCCAAGATGGCAGGTGACCCTGATAATCGCGCTGCCTTCATCAATTCCACCATTGATGTAGCTCGGAAATATGGTTTTGATGGCCTTGATCTTGATTGGGAGTTTCCTACTAATCCTCAAGACATGTCAAACCTGGCTATCCTTTATTCAGAGTGGCATGCTGCTGTTAAGAAGGAGGCTCATTACTCTGGCCAATACAAACTCCTGTTATCTTCTGCAGTCTACTTTGCTTCTGACTTTTTCTTATCTGATGTGCCTCGATCCTACCCAGCTGAtgccataaaaaaata
Above is a window of Vitis vinifera cultivar Pinot Noir 40024 chromosome 11, ASM3070453v1 DNA encoding:
- the LOC100244749 gene encoding class V chitinase CHIT5, translated to MVRILMMVGWKLVLILPAFVVIGSAIIGIASALPADGFSYPPEPLEGKIPSPLLSPISWTFPSTPEPSQSPAPPMSPIMPEPVPSPMASFSPPIPSMSELVTSPTASPMPWSTPSTPGPVSSPPTPGHIPSTPGVSPFEPPFSAYVPLPSPPTQGHIPLTPGISPFEPPVSAYVPLPSPPTPGHIPSTPGISPFEPPVSAYVPLPSPPTPGHIPSTPGISPFEPPVSAYVPLPSPPTSGHIPSTPGISPFEPPGSAYVPLPSPGLSPSEPPVPAYVPMSALFPIPPVPVPIASPPLVPSSPSPYAPMPAPVPTPSVPTPSTSPPPFPPSPSPYAPMPVPTPSSSGIKGAYWPSWLAESLPPVGIPTSYFTHLFYAFVQLDASAYQLSITQPDEQWMGNFTATLHAKNPLAKAFLSIGGGASSPYTFSKMAGDPDNRAAFINSTIDVARKYGFDGLDLDWEFPTNPQDMSNLAILYSEWHAAVKKEAHYSGQYKLLLSSAVYFASDFFLSDVPRSYPADAIKKYVDFVSPMCFDYHGSWDTSVTGAHALLYDKASNISTSYGISSWIEAGVPPEKLVMGLPLYGRTWELKDQNKHGIGDPAVGTGPGDGIMAYTNIVDFNSEKGATVVYDEETVSTYSYAGTNWIGYDGPISTENKVKFAWEQGLGGYFLWALGDDKNWTLSKAASKAWDGTD